The Kaistia defluvii genome has a segment encoding these proteins:
- a CDS encoding ABC transporter permease, whose translation MTLSVPSDSRARPSFLAEQSNLIGLAAIILLFWVLFTSLAPGFVSTFNLFALSRSLAVDVVIGFSTMVVLATGGMNLAIGSIGVCAVMASGYLMQTIGLPIPVAMALALLLGAFLGWLNGFVIVRSGVNSFIITLASASLFLGGMLILSKAQTFNALPPEIAAFGRMRWGFLSPLLFVALGLGAALIVLFRFTALGREILAAGANARAAELSGVPVGRAIIIAHTLSGALAASAGLMLVFRLGAAMPSIGQDWLLPSFLAPVLGGTLLAGGYVSVVGTILGAFLVTTIRSGLLVMQIGNFWLQLFLGLILLAAVMLDRYRSVYAERRSLGRRNSGRRA comes from the coding sequence ATGACCCTTTCCGTCCCATCCGATTCCCGCGCTCGGCCGTCCTTTCTGGCGGAACAGTCGAACCTGATCGGCCTCGCGGCCATCATCCTGCTGTTCTGGGTGCTGTTCACCAGCCTCGCCCCCGGCTTCGTCTCGACCTTCAACCTGTTCGCGCTGTCGCGCTCGCTGGCGGTCGACGTCGTCATCGGCTTCTCGACCATGGTGGTGCTCGCGACCGGCGGCATGAACCTCGCCATCGGCTCGATCGGCGTCTGCGCGGTGATGGCGTCCGGCTATCTGATGCAGACCATCGGCCTGCCGATTCCCGTCGCCATGGCGCTGGCGCTGCTGCTCGGCGCCTTTCTCGGCTGGCTGAACGGCTTCGTCATCGTCCGCTCCGGCGTCAATTCCTTCATCATCACGCTTGCCAGCGCCAGCCTGTTCCTGGGCGGCATGCTGATCCTTTCCAAGGCGCAGACCTTCAACGCGCTGCCGCCGGAAATCGCCGCCTTCGGGCGCATGCGCTGGGGCTTCCTGTCGCCGCTGCTGTTCGTCGCGCTCGGCCTCGGCGCCGCGCTGATCGTGCTGTTCCGCTTCACGGCGCTGGGCCGCGAGATCCTGGCCGCCGGCGCCAATGCCCGCGCCGCCGAGCTTTCCGGCGTACCGGTCGGCCGCGCCATCATCATCGCGCATACGCTGTCCGGCGCGCTCGCCGCCTCGGCCGGCCTGATGCTGGTCTTCCGGCTCGGCGCCGCCATGCCGTCGATCGGGCAGGACTGGCTGCTGCCCTCCTTCCTCGCGCCGGTGCTGGGCGGCACGCTGCTCGCCGGCGGCTATGTCTCCGTCGTCGGCACCATCCTCGGCGCCTTCCTCGTCACCACCATCCGCTCGGGTCTGCTGGTCATGCAGATCGGCAATTTCTGGCTCCAGCTCTTCCTCGGACTGATCCTGCTCGCCGCCGTCATGCTCGACCGCTATCGCAGCGTCTATGCCGAACGCCGTAGTTTGGGCCGCCGCAATTCGGGACGCCGCGCATGA
- a CDS encoding ABC transporter permease, giving the protein MSTLTRNMSFGQRFLANEWSALAVAIVIGLVALAALSPAFLTEFNLYVMLRSFCVVLIVAFAQMLTLAVGQMNLSVGALGGLVAIAVGGMMEKWGFPVPVAVLCGLAIGAAGGLLNGLLTVRTGINGFIITLATASAFTGINLGITESIPFYNLPAGFVAFGTGRISALPYLLLPPVLIAIALAFFLARTVPGRQLLAVGGNPQAAELSGIPRDRVIVMAHTLSGLLAAAAAILAVAQLGSAQPTIGVDWLLMSFAAPIIGGAALTGGHISVAATALAVVLIVIIQNGMVLAKVDPYWVQFLLGALILAAVGLNRLRAVRAGGA; this is encoded by the coding sequence ATGAGCACCCTCACCCGCAACATGAGCTTCGGCCAGCGCTTCCTCGCCAATGAATGGTCGGCGCTGGCGGTGGCGATCGTCATCGGCCTGGTGGCGCTCGCCGCCCTGTCGCCGGCCTTCCTGACCGAGTTCAACCTCTATGTGATGCTGCGCTCGTTCTGCGTCGTGCTGATCGTCGCCTTTGCGCAGATGCTGACGCTCGCCGTCGGCCAGATGAACCTTTCGGTCGGCGCGCTGGGCGGGCTCGTCGCCATCGCGGTCGGCGGCATGATGGAGAAATGGGGCTTCCCGGTTCCCGTGGCTGTTCTCTGCGGCCTCGCCATCGGCGCCGCGGGCGGCCTGCTCAACGGCCTGCTGACGGTCCGCACCGGCATCAACGGCTTCATCATCACGCTCGCGACCGCTTCCGCCTTCACCGGCATCAATCTGGGCATCACCGAGTCGATCCCGTTCTACAATCTGCCGGCCGGCTTCGTCGCCTTCGGCACCGGGCGCATCTCGGCCCTGCCCTATCTGCTGCTGCCACCCGTGCTGATCGCCATCGCACTCGCCTTCTTCCTGGCCCGCACCGTGCCGGGCCGGCAATTGCTCGCCGTCGGCGGCAACCCACAGGCGGCCGAGCTTTCCGGCATCCCGCGCGACCGCGTCATCGTCATGGCGCATACGCTGTCCGGCCTGCTCGCCGCCGCCGCCGCCATCCTCGCCGTGGCGCAGCTGGGTTCCGCCCAGCCGACCATCGGCGTCGACTGGCTGCTGATGTCCTTCGCCGCCCCGATCATCGGTGGCGCGGCGCTGACCGGCGGCCATATCTCGGTCGCCGCCACCGCGCTCGCCGTCGTACTGATCGTCATCATCCAGAACGGCATGGTGCTGGCCAAGGTCGACCCCTACTGGGTGCAGTTCCTGCTCGGCGCGCTGATCCTCGCCGCCGTCGGCCTCAACCGGCTGCGCGCCGTCCGCGCGGGAGGCGCCTGA